Proteins encoded within one genomic window of Lysinibacillus sphaericus:
- a CDS encoding glycoside hydrolase family 10 protein — MFKNFFGKCLVTFFVLLLLIPGFTNQKATANSLPQNEMRAAWIATVSNIDMKAGMSKTQYTQWVQSTLDKLKANNFNTVIFQVKPLNDALYPSKLAPWSSYITGKTQGTNPGFDPLQIMLDEAHKRGLELHAWVNPYRVTMPSQSLSNLAADNVARKNSNWVVKYGKQYYLDPGLPEVQNYLLSTIEELVSNYDIDAVHMDDYFYPYKIKGETFQDQQTFKKYGGSFNNIEDWRRNNVNELVKKVYASIKAIKPHVQYGISPFGIWRNKKQDSTGSNTNGMSNYDDLYADTRQWIKDGSIDYIAPQIYWSRNHKAANYSVLLDWWGREVQTYAKVHPVNLYIGMANHKVGNDSDTAWNNKTEIISQVNANRANNNAQGQMHFSLRSINNNALGHASYLNQQLYNYKALTPSIYWKDSAIPLRPTDVKLSKESFGMKLTITDENSTQPRKYVIYRFDGTKEGSYEDAKNIVDVVYNTQGNTIYVDTKANRSKVYTYGIKSISATGVESKTAFVLKDGIPYQSN, encoded by the coding sequence ATGTTTAAAAATTTTTTTGGAAAGTGCTTAGTAACTTTTTTTGTTTTACTTTTACTTATCCCTGGTTTTACAAATCAAAAGGCTACAGCTAATTCACTACCTCAAAATGAAATGCGTGCAGCCTGGATTGCAACAGTTTCTAATATTGATATGAAGGCAGGTATGAGTAAAACCCAATATACTCAATGGGTTCAAAGTACCTTAGACAAATTAAAAGCTAATAACTTTAATACAGTTATTTTTCAAGTTAAGCCATTAAATGATGCACTGTACCCATCTAAGCTTGCTCCATGGTCATCGTATATAACAGGCAAGACACAAGGGACCAATCCGGGTTTTGATCCATTGCAAATAATGCTGGACGAAGCACATAAGCGAGGATTAGAACTTCATGCTTGGGTAAACCCATATAGGGTCACGATGCCATCGCAATCTTTGTCTAATCTTGCTGCCGATAATGTAGCCCGTAAAAATTCTAATTGGGTAGTGAAATACGGTAAACAATACTATTTAGATCCTGGTTTGCCGGAAGTTCAAAATTACTTATTATCAACCATAGAAGAATTAGTAAGCAACTATGATATCGACGCAGTACATATGGATGATTACTTCTATCCTTATAAAATAAAAGGAGAGACTTTTCAAGATCAACAAACTTTTAAAAAGTATGGTGGCTCATTCAATAATATTGAAGACTGGCGCAGAAATAATGTTAATGAATTAGTTAAAAAGGTTTATGCAAGCATTAAGGCAATTAAACCACATGTTCAATACGGAATATCTCCGTTTGGAATTTGGCGAAACAAAAAGCAAGATTCTACTGGTAGTAACACGAATGGAATGAGTAACTACGATGATCTTTATGCTGATACAAGACAGTGGATTAAAGATGGTAGTATCGATTATATTGCGCCTCAAATCTATTGGTCTAGAAATCATAAAGCAGCAAATTACTCGGTTTTATTAGATTGGTGGGGAAGAGAAGTTCAAACGTACGCAAAAGTCCATCCTGTTAATCTATATATTGGCATGGCCAATCATAAAGTTGGAAATGATTCTGATACTGCGTGGAATAATAAGACGGAAATTATCAGCCAAGTAAACGCCAACAGAGCAAATAATAATGCTCAAGGACAAATGCATTTTTCTCTAAGAAGTATTAACAATAACGCTCTTGGACATGCTTCTTATCTAAATCAGCAACTATACAATTATAAAGCTTTAACACCTTCAATTTATTGGAAAGACTCTGCAATACCTTTACGTCCAACTGATGTTAAATTGAGTAAAGAGTCTTTCGGCATGAAGCTTACTATTACAGATGAAAATAGTACTCAACCAAGGAAATATGTAATATATCGATTTGATGGAACAAAAGAAGGATCATATGAAGACGCTAAAAATATAGTGGACGTGGTTTATAACACACAAGGTAATACGATTTATGTAGATACGAAGGCAAATAGGAGTAAAGTATACACATATGGTATAAAGTCTATATCTGCTACAGGTGTGGAAAGTAAAACTGCTTTTGTTCTAAAAGATGGAATTCCTTACCAGTCAAACTGA
- a CDS encoding TnsA endonuclease N-terminal domain-containing protein: MYKPLITSASKKFGNNRWESFSNKLKRNVFLFSDLEYQHWIQIETDPNIIDFCEQAIKMEIIEENKKQFSIIDMWVKYKNGKQLFIEIKYSKDLNKDSVKKQINVQRLWCKANQANHLIKTENEIILNPIKLSNLKLLIRQINNTLATKEEKVEIVKKHIIEHPKSIQQITLETNIETSELINIICILLYNGYIKCDLDSRHLGKNTEVWKICADT; encoded by the coding sequence TTGTATAAACCATTAATTACTTCTGCTAGTAAAAAATTTGGCAACAATAGGTGGGAATCTTTTAGCAATAAATTAAAACGAAATGTTTTTTTATTTAGCGATTTAGAATATCAGCATTGGATACAAATAGAAACGGATCCAAACATAATTGATTTTTGTGAACAGGCGATAAAAATGGAGATTATAGAAGAAAATAAAAAACAATTCTCTATTATAGATATGTGGGTAAAATACAAAAATGGGAAGCAGCTTTTTATAGAAATAAAATATTCTAAGGATTTAAATAAAGATTCTGTAAAGAAACAAATAAATGTACAACGACTATGGTGCAAAGCAAATCAAGCGAATCATTTAATTAAGACGGAAAATGAAATAATACTTAACCCTATTAAACTATCAAATTTAAAGCTTTTAATACGTCAAATCAATAATACACTGGCAACAAAAGAAGAAAAGGTAGAAATAGTTAAGAAGCATATTATTGAGCATCCAAAATCAATACAACAAATAACACTTGAAACAAATATTGAAACAAGTGAATTGATAAATATTATATGTATTCTTTTATATAACGGATATATTAAGTGTGATTTAGATTCACGGCATTTAGGGAAGAATACGGAGGTATGGAAGATATGCGCAGATACCTAA